A stretch of DNA from Tubulanus polymorphus chromosome 6, tnTubPoly1.2, whole genome shotgun sequence:
CATTTTCcgggattttgaaaatgagcaACAAgatatcattgtttttatagCTATTTTAAACTTTCTATTAAATATTCTATGTCACCAGGAATAGGAATTATGAGTTGGTATGGGCGTTAAAAATATCTTTAGAGTCGAGGGTGTGGAGGGCGTAGAAATGGGAGGAATACGAAAATCAGAATACCGGTGCGTACTCGATCAAAATAATACTTCGGCCCTTTCGCCCGGTCATAAAACAGGTTTCGATTGTGGCttagtattattatatatCTACTTTTCTTGATAATGAAAGTGAATAAATAGTGACACGAGTCGCAAGTGTATTTGTTTTACGTGAAATTAACAATTGAATACCACATGCCGATAAAgaaaataggtttttttaccaacATTTTATCGCCGCTGATACAATCAAAATTAGGCCACGCAAACCCCGAGTTTCTATTCATCCGCGATATAAACAGGAAAATATGTAACAATTCCTAAATTGCATTTCCCCTGATTTAATAGTGGCTTGTGGGTATATTTGCTTTCTGCGGTTGtgatttattttcgttttttttccaTGAGCCGGCGAACGGCTTGAGTTCACTCGACAATAGTGCTTGCTCCAAATTCCTAACAAGCTGCGACCCGTTTTGATAGATATTTAGTTTTAACTGCAATGTTTCGAGCCTATGAACCGTTTCATACTGAAGTGATAAAATGATGGGAGGAGAAACACGTGCAGTGCGAACTTCTTCGTATAAAGATTACAAAACCCCTGCTGAAGTGAGGTAAGGTCtcaaaatttatgaaattccATGCTGGTATAATCGTTTTCTCGTTTATTCACTACATATTCACAATACTGAGATCTTGATTCAAGTATTCATTTTCAGCGATCAAGTTAAATTTGCAGAAGACTTTCTGAACTTCTGCTCCGTAAGTATATTAGCAAGTATATACATTTTGAGTAATCAACAAATTTTCCTTAATTGGTACAGTAAAATGACTGCAGAGATGAGGCACAAAAATCAATGCTCTATTTGATCTCATTTTTGGGGAAAAATGTCTATATTTGAGGATTCTATTTAAGTGACTCTTTTCCCAGAGTGTTGTTAGCGACACGCAGAAGAATATCCTGAAACCAGAGATTCCTGAGACAGTAACAGTGCAGCCCTGTTCTACGAAGGTAAATATAATTCTAGTGCCAGTTTTATGGACTAGTATTATCTTTAAGCCTGGGGCTAactcgattgaaaatgaattaaactcccaggttaaagttaataccagtctataaacccAGCCCAAAAGCTTCATTTAAAACACATGTAAATCTATAATGGAAGCGTACTTATGATTAAGACTCATTAGAGAATAAGCTTTGGTTATCAGTTGTAATCTAAATGTGTGGATGTCGCTTAAAGAGGTATGAATATTACAACAAGTCACGCACGTCACATTCAGTCTTCATGCTATCTTCGTGCAATCTGTTTTCTATTGAAAACTGGTATTCTTTACATCTTAGAAAGTCCATAAAAAGAAGATTTTTACTATCAAAATGATatatctgaaaaatagaagagctgattgaaatatttcatattttgattgtTGTCATGCAATGTCTTCGTTACCATGGAACTGTTACCCAGCGAAAAATGTTCGTCAGCGTATCATTTTGGTCATGTCAATCTATATACTTAAAATCGAAAAGTCTAGTTATGTACGtttacatacatatatttcgAACAAgactatatatatacgtaaatAAACTTTTGAATACGTGCGTAATTGTGTGGACGACGGCATCTTATTGAGGACTTTGCAAGTACAACTGCCATTCTACCCGTTGTTGACACGtttactgaaaataaaaatctactTCGGTGGTTAAGTGTTTTCGTCCAAATATAGGTTTATACACGCACGTAGTTCTCGTATGTAATTTATACTTAATACCATACAGAATGTTTTGCTTTATTTTGTAACGTATTGATGGGACATTTGAAATACGTAATGGTGAAGGTACGCTCAGTGAAAACGGTGTCccgatttagtaaattatctcccctaaaacacatttcagatTTTCCCAATGTTTGGAAATGCATGATTCCTACATCATACATTGTACATTTCCTGTTGATATGAATCTCGTTCCCATTGATTCATCTGTGGTAATCTATGTGTAGGTCTCGTCTAGCacggaataaactagttttctcAGTTAAATGTGATTTTTGGAGGTTTATTCAAAGTTTGCAACtcggaataaactagttttctcCGTTTAAAGCAATTTTCTAGGTTAATTTCGAGTTTCAAATTTGAGAATTTTATACTTTTTGAAGAGAGGACTAGTATGGGCattaaatgatgaattatcaatGTATCTAATGGCTTTTTCTGTAGTTTGAATAAAGTGTTTACTTGCACTTATTCGTATACTACCGAAAATAGAAAACCCCCTCATAAGGCATGTATATATGCATTGTATGTATGTACggatatatacgtatatgtgTAGTAGCATAATTACCTTTTCTTTCGTTGATACATTTGTAGAAGACAATTCAGGAGTTTGATCTGAAAGGAAAATGTCCTGGCgtgtttttgaaatgtatgaatattctTCTTAGCTATATCAAAGAATATCAACAGGTGACATATGAGACCAATAATCGTCGTAAAACAATGTGAAAACACAAGTAATCTCACAGTACCTATTCATCGGCAGTTAATTGAATATGTTATTTTCGGCAATTTTTAGTTTCAAAACAAACTGATGGTCTGCTCTAATTGTTCAGACGAGATTCTCGAAAAACAGTACGAGATTACAACTGGCGAGAAATTACCCACGGCTGAAGATTTGCAGGTTTGTATCTGATTTCGCTTTCTGGGTTTCAAGCTGTCTGGGTTGTTTTTAAGGAACTGATTATGAATAGATATTTTGCACTGCAACGATGCCAAGTTATTGTATATACAGTTCTGTAGATTATGCGCCCAATCGATGTGGACTGCGCATTTCTAAACTGTTCTTAGTTTTTATCCGATATTCGCAACGAAGATTCAATATTAAGGTTTCCTTTAATTTTCCTTGGAGCGGGAAGAATATGTGTCGGCTGTTTTCCGGGTTGTGCATCAAATTCCATTACTATCAACCGCAATGTGTGTTTATTTGACGCAAAAGGACGTGTTATAGATCACCTCACCTGCCTGGCGTATTATGGTTTCGTTTCAGACATTGCTGACTGATTATGagaaattgtatgaaaatacatCGACTGTGTTACAGTTATCCATGAAAGTGTCACCTATCAATCAAAGAGTGAACGCAATCGACGAACCAACCGATGCCGTAACTATCGCGTCTCATCGAGTTCAAGGCGTAAGTTGAGTGAAAAAAACATAATGTAATATATTCATCCCagtacaaaaaaaaacgataGGCAGGTTTCCACGAGACGGGCGagatgtatttccttttaggTGTTTCCACGATGTGGGTTGGTGCGGCTATGCCGCCGGTGAACGGACACGGGTGCGTTTTTTCGAATTGCTTACGGTACCCGCATAATTTACGATACGTTTCAATGAATGACgacgaataataataataatacgaTATATCCAAAACCAACCTTTCGAAAATTGTGTTTCGATATCGTTTCGGTGAATGTTCAAGTCTATGGACTGAATAAGTCGAAGATTTGTTTCACATAAATTATATTCCATCTGATTTTTAGGTAAAGCTAAAGAAGAATAGCCGTGTACGATTACTAGATAATACGGATCAGATGTACTGGAAGGTAACGATCTGAACTAGCATAGGCACACTTCGTTGAAAAAATTACAACTTTCATGATCACCGGCactctcgattttagattgaaatgGATGATGGGACGAAGACTGAAGTTCCTTCGATGATAATGCATATTCCTCCACCAGATTCTAAAGCGCAAAGAAAAGCAAAGACGTAAGgaaattgtttatttacatttttacttGCGGTTGTGGCACTTTGTGGCCGTTGTCTTTCAACGTTTGGATGTTTGGAGCATTGAAAGGTTTCCAAGAGCGTGACATTGTATCATATTGGTATCACACAAAAATGAATAAGTGTGCACAAGgtacattttctgataaatgTTTGTTATCTTATATTACTCGCAAACATCTAACCACTTTTCAGTCGAACGAGGTACTCCAAACTGACTTCTCCAGATGGCGGTCAGAGGCCTGCGCTAAGTGTTGTGCTTTTTAAGGAAAACTTTGTTCTTTCAGACTCAAGAGCGAGGTTCAAGAAAATCTTTTGACTCTTCAAAATTATCTAAGTAGTCAATGGCATCTTCGCTCGTGGAACGAACGATTCTCAAACATCAGTTTCCGTGAGGTAAACTATTGGGAGAAGCTGAATAAATTTCATCGCTGACACGAATTGTTACGAATGTTGCATTTTTTAATATAgattgatttgaacattggTAATACCAAATTAGTGAAACGACA
This window harbors:
- the LOC141907318 gene encoding uncharacterized protein LOC141907318, with product MMGGETRAVRTSSYKDYKTPAEVSDQVKFAEDFLNFCSSVVSDTQKNILKPEIPETVTVQPCSTKKTIQEFDLKGKCPGVFLKCMNILLSYIKEYQQFQNKLMVCSNCSDEILEKQYEITTGEKLPTAEDLQTLLTDYEKLYENTSTVLQLSMKVSPINQRVNAIDEPTDAVTIASHRVQGVKLKKNSRVRLLDNTDQMYWKIEMDDGTKTEVPSMIMHIPPPDSKAQRKAKTLKSEVQENLLTLQNYLSSQWHLRSWNERFSNISFREIDLNIGNTKLVKRQKPRPIKKRIIELRQVVVDEIVEENIIEQAPVETALRRRSRSGSVAKYTISHVFDPQNKQRRVSINQAVTEGIVDMSRGLYINPSTQYSIPISQAMGEGLIQLDSVTEHFLGEGTT